One Campylobacter concisus DNA segment encodes these proteins:
- the rpmG gene encoding 50S ribosomal protein L33, which produces MRIKIGLKCSECGDINYTTTKNSKTTTDKVELKKYCPRLKKHTVHKEVKLKS; this is translated from the coding sequence ATGAGAATTAAAATTGGTTTAAAATGCTCTGAGTGTGGTGATATTAATTATACTACTACAAAAAACAGTAAAACCACTACAGATAAGGTTGAGCTCAAAAAATATTGCCCAAGATTAAAAAAACATACTGTTCATAAAGAAGTTAAGTTAAAAAGTTAA
- the secE gene encoding preprotein translocase subunit SecE, whose translation MEKFINYIKLSKLEIMKVIFPTKEQIRNAFIAVFIVVAVVSLFLALVDVIMSFVLSKVI comes from the coding sequence ATGGAAAAATTTATAAATTATATAAAGCTATCTAAATTGGAAATAATGAAGGTTATCTTTCCTACCAAAGAACAAATTAGAAATGCTTTTATTGCAGTTTTTATCGTGGTCGCTGTTGTTTCACTTTTTTTAGCTCTTGTTGATGTTATTATGTCCTTTGTTCTTTCTAAAGTTATATAG
- the nusG gene encoding transcription termination/antitermination protein NusG, which produces MMSHKWYAIQTYAGSEMAVKRGIENLVRDHGIEDQLKEVIVPTEDVIEIKNGKQKINERTLYPGYAFACLDLDTALWHKIQSLPKVGRFIGEAKKPTPLTEKDINTILEKVQKRAAPKPKIFFEDGESVRITEGPFANFTGIVEEYDMIHGKLRLNVSIFGRSTPVDILYSQVEKII; this is translated from the coding sequence ATAATGTCGCATAAATGGTATGCTATACAAACTTACGCTGGTAGCGAAATGGCAGTAAAAAGAGGAATTGAAAATTTAGTTAGAGATCACGGTATTGAAGATCAACTAAAAGAAGTTATAGTTCCTACAGAAGACGTAATAGAGATAAAAAACGGTAAGCAAAAAATTAATGAAAGAACTCTTTATCCTGGATATGCTTTTGCATGTTTAGATCTTGATACAGCTCTTTGGCATAAGATTCAGTCTTTACCAAAGGTTGGACGTTTTATTGGTGAGGCTAAAAAGCCTACGCCACTGACTGAAAAAGATATAAATACTATCTTGGAGAAAGTTCAAAAAAGAGCGGCACCAAAACCTAAAATATTTTTTGAGGATGGTGAAAGCGTTCGCATAACAGAAGGTCCTTTTGCTAACTTTACAGGTATTGTTGAAGAATACGATATGATACATGGCAAGCTTAGACTCAATGTTTCTATTTTTGGTAGAAGTACCCCTGTTGATATTTTGTATTCGCAAGTTGAGAAGATAATTTAA
- the rplK gene encoding 50S ribosomal protein L11 — MAKKVIGEIKLQIAATKANPSPPVGPALGQKGVNIMEFCKAFNEKTKDMVGFNIPVVITVYADKSFTFITKQPPATDLIKKAAGITKGTDNPLKNKVGKLTKAQVLEIVEKKLVDLNTNDKEQAAKIIAGSARSMGVEVID, encoded by the coding sequence ATGGCTAAAAAAGTTATAGGTGAAATAAAATTACAAATTGCCGCAACAAAAGCAAATCCTAGCCCGCCAGTTGGTCCAGCATTAGGACAAAAAGGCGTTAATATTATGGAATTTTGTAAAGCCTTTAATGAAAAAACAAAAGATATGGTTGGATTTAATATCCCAGTTGTTATTACTGTTTATGCTGATAAAAGTTTTACATTTATCACAAAACAACCACCTGCTACGGACCTTATCAAAAAGGCTGCAGGTATAACAAAAGGAACAGATAATCCTTTAAAAAATAAAGTAGGTAAATTAACAAAAGCTCAAGTTTTAGAAATAGTTGAGAAAAAACTTGTTGATTTAAATACAAATGATAAAGAGCAAGCAGCTAAGATTATTGCTGGTTCAGCTCGTTCAATGGGTGTCGAAGTAATAGACTAA
- the rplA gene encoding 50S ribosomal protein L1, translated as MGKTSKRFQELLKKVEQDKIYNLSEAIDTVKTLASAKFNETVEIALKLNVDPRHADQMVRGSVVLPAGTGKVVRVAVIAKDAKADEAKAAGADIVGADDLVEDIQKGVMNFDVLIATPNLMGLVGKVGRILGPKGLMPNPKTGTVTMDVAQAVNNAKSGQVNFRVDKQGNIHAGLGKVNFTKEQLNENISTFIKAINKHKPATAKGRYVKTASLSLTMSPSVTLDTQEVMDLK; from the coding sequence ATGGGAAAAACTAGTAAGAGATTTCAAGAATTGCTCAAAAAAGTAGAGCAAGATAAAATTTATAACCTTAGTGAGGCTATCGATACAGTTAAAACTTTAGCTTCTGCTAAATTTAATGAGACAGTTGAGATTGCATTGAAATTAAATGTTGATCCAAGACATGCTGACCAAATGGTTCGTGGTTCAGTTGTTTTACCTGCTGGTACAGGTAAAGTTGTAAGAGTTGCTGTTATAGCAAAAGACGCTAAAGCTGATGAGGCAAAAGCTGCTGGTGCCGATATAGTTGGTGCTGATGATCTAGTTGAAGATATCCAAAAAGGTGTAATGAATTTTGATGTTCTTATAGCTACTCCAAATTTAATGGGTCTTGTAGGCAAAGTCGGTAGAATTTTAGGACCTAAAGGTTTAATGCCAAATCCAAAAACTGGAACAGTTACAATGGATGTTGCACAAGCTGTTAATAATGCAAAAAGTGGTCAAGTAAATTTCCGTGTTGATAAGCAAGGAAATATACATGCAGGTCTTGGTAAGGTCAATTTTACTAAAGAACAATTAAATGAAAATATTTCAACATTTATTAAAGCTATTAATAAGCATAAACCTGCGACCGCAAAAGGTAGATATGTAAAAACGGCTTCATTGTCATTAACAATGAGCCCTTCTGTAACTCTTGATACTCAAGAGGTTATGGACTTAAAATAA
- the rplJ gene encoding 50S ribosomal protein L10: protein MTRNEKTEVVAKLESEFKTAEAIVVCDYRGLSVKKLEVLRNSAKEQNVKVQVIKNTLANIALKNSDKVGMELKDTNIYLWSEDQLAVTKVAAKFEEANADLFKIKTAYIDGEVASVDKVKALSKMPSRDELIAMLLQVWNAPIQNFTIGLNALKEKKEQSA from the coding sequence GTGACACGTAACGAAAAAACTGAAGTTGTTGCAAAATTAGAGAGTGAATTTAAAACTGCTGAAGCTATTGTAGTTTGTGACTATCGTGGTCTTTCAGTTAAAAAACTTGAAGTTTTAAGAAATTCTGCAAAAGAACAAAATGTAAAAGTTCAAGTTATTAAAAATACTCTTGCAAATATTGCTCTTAAAAATTCTGATAAAGTCGGAATGGAACTTAAAGATACAAACATCTATCTTTGGAGTGAAGATCAATTAGCAGTAACTAAAGTAGCCGCAAAATTTGAAGAGGCTAATGCTGATCTTTTCAAAATTAAAACAGCATATATCGATGGCGAAGTTGCAAGCGTTGATAAAGTTAAAGCTCTATCTAAAATGCCTAGCCGTGATGAGCTTATTGCGATGCTTTTGCAAGTTTGGAATGCGCCAATTCAAAATTTCACAATTGGTTTGAATGCGCTTAAAGAGAAAAAAGAACAATCAGCTTAA
- the rplL gene encoding 50S ribosomal protein L7/L12: protein MAITKEDVLEFISNLSVLELSELVKEFEEKFGVSAAPVMVAGGAVAAGGAAAAEEKTEFNIVLVDSGDKKINVIKVVRALTGLGLKEAKDAVEGTPSVLKEGVSKDEAEAAKKELEEAGAKVELK, encoded by the coding sequence ATGGCAATTACAAAAGAAGACGTATTAGAGTTTATATCTAATCTTTCTGTACTTGAACTTAGCGAACTTGTTAAAGAGTTTGAAGAGAAATTTGGCGTTAGTGCAGCTCCTGTAATGGTAGCTGGTGGTGCAGTTGCTGCTGGTGGTGCAGCTGCTGCTGAAGAAAAAACAGAATTTAACATCGTTCTTGTTGATTCTGGTGATAAGAAAATCAACGTTATTAAGGTTGTTAGAGCACTTACTGGTCTTGGCCTTAAAGAGGCTAAAGACGCAGTTGAAGGAACTCCATCTGTTCTTAAAGAAGGCGTTAGCAAAGACGAAGCTGAAGCGGCTAAAAAAGAGCTTGAAGAGGCTGGTGCTAAGGTTGAACTTAAATAA